ATAGAAATGCATTTGATATTGGTCCTCCTATATAGCTCCTTGCAAAAGAGCAAACAAAGTCAACAGCCAAGATGTCAGAATAACAGATTGTTACTTGAGGTTGTAACTTTGTTATTCGATTTCATTTCtttatgtatacattttcaaaatctaTTCGATTGTGATGACTTGCTGCCCTCATTATATGTTTGAGATAAAGGATAAGGATACCTTAAACCTGTAGAAGTACCCTTCTCTCAATCAATCTCAATCCCAATTGCACTTTATTGAATTTCTTTTGTCCTGTAGGTATGCTGCCAACATAGAGAAGATTGACTACGAAGATGAAAAAGTACTAATCCATTACCGCCAGTGGAGCCACCGTTACGACGAGTGGTTTGACTGGACAAGTCCCTACCTGAGACCCGTGGAGAGGATCCAGCTGAGGCGGCAAGGCCTGCAGGACGACACTCCTGTACCTGTAAGCTACCAACACgattgatgctttttttttttttttttacaccagtggagcacagagaaagagaaatgggaagTTCTTCTCCAGGTCTGGGTTATCTTGTGTACTTCTAGCCTTTGTTCCacagtgtatttatgtatatagtAGAGGGTTTCCTCATTCGTATTTCTTTCTGactgtgtcattttaataaagatttAACAACAATCATGGTTTTGTCAGAATTGAATAGCTCCACCTCCCATGGTATTTGGACAACATGCCTACAGTATGTCCTAGATTGAATATCTTTGTGCTTCCTCCAGGGCTTTCATGTGAATGACAAGGTCCTGGCCAGCTGGTCTGACTGCCGTTTCTACCCCGCTAAGGTCATTTCAGTCAATAAAGATGGTGGGTATTAATAACTTCAGGTGTTAAATGTTTGTACTAAGTTTTACCATTTTAAGATAGTTTTACTAAAATGTGTGGCTCTGTaataattcaaatgaatgattataAGGTTGactgtgcagatttttttggaAGATGTGAAAGATATTTTCCTGATTATtgaagttgtgtgtttttgaaacaaGATTTTGCATTATGGTGTGTAGTCTAAAATTTCAAACTGTCAGtttcaaaaaagaaactgtGGTATTGGATGGCTTTCAATAATAGCAAAATGGCTTTCTATTTCACTGACAAAACATGGAGATGTGAGAGGTAATATCTCACActaagaacaaaaacaacaattgaAGCAAAGCTACAACAAATGTAGTCTGTAAGCAGCTGACTGACTAGCAGCTGGGGAATATGTAAAACATGGTTTGCATCAATTTGTTCTCCTTTCTCCCGCTCAGCATCCTACACTGTGAAGTTCTATGATGGTGTCATCCAGACAGTGAAGGGTATACACGTGAAGCCATTTATTAAAGAGGTAAATGTTATTAGTAATCATCCATAATTAATCTTTTATACATATATGAGGCTTTCTGTGTATGCTTTGTCCTCTGTCAATCATGTCTTGGGCATAATTTTCGAGTCTTGGGTCTTAAACATTTCCTCTTTGTCCTGTTGACAAATAGAAAGGTGGTGTTGGTGGAGGGAAGTCTCGGTCCTCTGAAAGGAACATGGTTAGGGGGCTCCCAAATCGCAGAGACAGGAGGCCTCGGGAGAACGGAGGTCCCAAAAACAAGCGAGCTAGACAGAGCACTTCTGACCAGGAAGAGGACAGCAATAGTGAGGATGAGGAGCGGGAAGAGGGGATGGTAAAcgaaaagataaagaaaacgAATGATGAGGTAGAGGCTGAACCCACTatcaaacaggaagaggaaatatCTGAGCAGGAAGATCAGAACAAGTCCAGGGATGCAGAAAAGGGGACAGGTCTCGAAAATGGAGTTAAAGTGGAGGAAgatgacaaacaaaatgatgaCAGGTGTCACATAAATGGAGAGGTGAAGGAGGAACAAGTGGAAACAGAACAGAGTGGAACAAAGCCATATACAGAGTCACCCAAGCCATACACAGAGTTACCCACTCAGATGTCAGTACAGACAGAGCAGGTGTCTGTCACTATGACAACCACAGAATCCAATGGAGATGTGGAGCAGAAGCCAAACGTCCAATCAGAAAGCTCTCAGCCTGCAGCGGATGTGCAACCCCCCCAGCCTGTGAAACGTAAGTGTTAATGAAGTAAAAACTGCAATGTTTTCACTGGATCTGATCGATTGTGAAAATGAGTAACTGAGTGAAGTAAATATCACACAGCACCTGGTTATAATTTCAAGCgaataaatgaatgtgttttcttaatttttgaTAGCGGTAAGGAAGCAAGGCTTCCACAACCCCAACAGATTCAGCAGAGAACCATGTGAGTACATCCCAACACTTGCTCAACAAATACAACCATTACTTGCGTTCTTTGATGTACTTGCTTTACACTTCACTCTTATTGTTCTCTGTTTTAAGTGTACCGAGTAATCAAAAACCAACCTCCTCCCGTCCTGTCCATCAACCTCGACCACAACCCATTTAAGTGCAGCGCTCCTGGCTGCACAAAGTCATTCCGTAAGGCTAAGCTGCTGCACTACCATATGAAATATTACCATGGCGAGGAGCAGCCTCTCGAGGAGGAGCGCAGCCCCACCAGGAGCGTCCAGACCAGGGCCTCTGAGAAACAAGCTACTGCCACCACTTTGGATGGTACAAAGAGAAGGCGCACCTTCTCTGCCTCTATGCGTGAGTTCCTCTTCAAATATACTCCTTTTACCGGATGTAAGCACTAATCATACACTTTTAAAACAAGGATGAATAGTAAATATACTGCATTACCAGCCTTGCATAAATATCAGAGTTTAGGGCTTATATTTGccctttccttttatttttctcagactCTGTTGGAGGTGCCGTGGCTCCCCGTGGTGAGGTGAAGACAGCAGGCAGGCGCACATCAGCCCCGCCTGCAGTCAACACCCAGGGCCATCAGCAGAGGGCACTGCTGAGGGAGAAGAGCAAGGAGAACCAGCTGGACAGGAACGGATGCCAGCAACAGGACAAGGACTCAGACAAGAGTGGCTTTGACATTGGTCAGTATGATGCTGTAACAAAGTTTCATTTATTAGGTGAGAAGTGACTGCATTGTGTGTTACATACAGTACTACCTGTTAACTTTTTCCCTTCTTACAGTACAATTTTTCTTAGAATAGTAACCTGTAGTGTTACTTGTACTCACATGGGGCTTAACTTATGCCACTTAACGGTCCCCAGGGTCAGTAAAAGACAAACTGAAAGAGAAACCGAAACAGAAGGACTTCCTTCGCATTAaactaaagaagaagaagaagaaaaagaaggccAAGTCTGGTAAGAAGGGGTCCCTGGCAACGGCCTCCTCATATCTCTGCTGCTTTGCATGTGCACTCACCGTAACATTGTGGAAATGGCTAGCCTGCAAAGCATGAAGTACTCCATTCACTCCTCTTGGTGTAGTGGCTGAGCCTCTGTGTGTGGGAGAAGTGTTACATCTTTGCTGGCCTCTGTCACTCCATTGTGCCAAACAAAAAGCTCCAACTCAtttcttttacctctgtttgtCAGGTTTTTACTCTTTTATATGACAGTACTGGTGATAGGAAGTCAGATTTTATTGTGGCACTGATAGTGACTAATCCAAATTCCAACTCAACACTGTTTTCTCCTATTCCTAGATGGCATTCACACCAGTGTGTTTGGCATGGACACATGTATGTTTAGGCTACCTTACACTGATTGGTTATTTAACACAGTTCAAAGGCCTGAAACTTGGGCAACATGGATTTTATCGAATTGAGTGTCCCTGACTGTTATTGAGTCTATCATTTGTCCATAATGTTTTCTTGTGCCACATTTTGTCACCTCCTGATGGGCGTTTGTTTAGCATTttcaaagttgacatttttgttctACGTCTGCTTCCCCCCCTTCCCTGTATTAACAGACTACACAGGTAGTGAGGAGAATATTGACATCTCAGTATTGGGTCTTCAGTCCAAATTGAATTTGCCACTCAAATCCCCCCCCTCACACAATCACAAGCCTGAGGCCTACCCCTGCAGGCCTGGATACAGCTACTCAGAGCAGATACATGTGGATGGTGGG
This genomic interval from Xiphias gladius isolate SHS-SW01 ecotype Sanya breed wild chromosome 21, ASM1685928v1, whole genome shotgun sequence contains the following:
- the phf20a gene encoding PHD finger protein 20 isoform X1 — encoded protein: MSKTPPNRRGITFEVGAQLEARDSLKNWYAANIEKIDYEDEKVLIHYRQWSHRYDEWFDWTSPYLRPVERIQLRRQGLQDDTPVPGFHVNDKVLASWSDCRFYPAKVISVNKDASYTVKFYDGVIQTVKGIHVKPFIKEKGGVGGGKSRSSERNMVRGLPNRRDRRPRENGGPKNKRARQSTSDQEEDSNSEDEEREEGMVNEKIKKTNDEVEAEPTIKQEEEISEQEDQNKSRDAEKGTGLENGVKVEEDDKQNDDRCHINGEVKEEQVETEQSGTKPYTESPKPYTELPTQMSVQTEQVSVTMTTTESNGDVEQKPNVQSESSQPAADVQPPQPVKPVRKQGFHNPNRFSREPLYRVIKNQPPPVLSINLDHNPFKCSAPGCTKSFRKAKLLHYHMKYYHGEEQPLEEERSPTRSVQTRASEKQATATTLDGTKRRRTFSASMHSVGGAVAPRGEVKTAGRRTSAPPAVNTQGHQQRALLREKSKENQLDRNGCQQQDKDSDKSGFDIGSVKDKLKEKPKQKDFLRIKLKKKKKKKKAKSDYTGSEENIDISVLGLQSKLNLPLKSPPSHNHKPEAYPCRPGYSYSEQIHVDDEDSISDWSTDSCGWSDDDFGVDLDVTTPPLSVDSGALDTSDQEIVRCICEVEEENDFMIQCEDCLCWQHGTCMGLLEENVPDKYTCYICRDPPGQRQSLRYWYDREWLSNGHMYGLSFLEENYSHQNAKKITTTHQLLGDVHHVVEILNGLQLKMNVLQSNTHPDLQLWRQPWKHLERSRTGPDSCRGSDAAPSPVTPDEDMSRGEILMSNALEKLSRAATTATSSSSYSSSPFPSFQDSYITSEHCYQKPRAYYPAVEQRLVVETRQGSELEDSMRSTEELLEREQRYGSLLETDKPKSTGTSNKVSLGGFWSQVEIRDEGGRDPGEAADNSRQHQQWQINLLDHIDAVQDEVSHRMDFIERELDVLESWLDFTGELEPPEPLARLPQLKHRMKRLLTQLGKVQQIALFSST
- the phf20a gene encoding PHD finger protein 20 isoform X3, giving the protein MSKTPPNRRGITFEVGAQLEARDSLKNWYAANIEKIDYEDEKVLIHYRQWSHRYDEWFDWTSPYLRPVERIQLRRQGLQDDTPVPGFHVNDKVLASWSDCRFYPAKVISVNKDASYTVKFYDGVIQTVKGIHVKPFIKEKGGVGGGKSRSSERNMVRGLPNRRDRRPRENGGPKNKRARQSTSDQEEDSNSEDEEREEGMVNEKIKKTNDEVEAEPTIKQEEEISEQEDQNKSRDAEKGTGLENGVKVEEDDKQNDDRCHINGEVKEEQVETEQSGTKPYTESPKPYTELPTQMSVQTEQVSVTMTTTESNGDVEQKPNVQSESSQPAADVQPPQPVKPVRKQGFHNPNRFSREPLYRVIKNQPPPVLSINLDHNPFKCSAPGCTKSFRKAKLLHYHMKYYHGEEQPLEEERSPTRSVQTRASEKQATATTLDGTKRRRTFSASMHSVGGAVAPRGEVKTAGRRTSAPPAVNTQGHQQRALLREKSKENQLDRNGCQQQDKDSDKSGFDIGSVKDKLKEKPKQKDFLRIKLKKKKKKKKAKSDEDSISDWSTDSCGWSDDDFGVDLDVTTPPLSVDSGALDTSDQEIVRCICEVEEENDFMIQCEDCLCWQHGTCMGLLEENVPDKYTCYICRDPPGQRQSLRYWYDREWLSNGHMYGLSFLEENYSHQNAKKITTTHQLLGDVHHVVEILNGLQLKMNVLQSNTHPDLQLWRQPWKHLERSRTGPDSCRGSDAAPSPVTPDEDMSRGEILMSNALEKLSRAATTATSSSSYSSSPFPSFQDSYITSEHCYQKPRAYYPAVEQRLVVETRQGSELEDSMRSTEELLEREQRYGSLLETDKPKSTGTSNKVSLGGFWSQVEIRDEGGRDPGEAADNSRQHQQWQINLLDHIDAVQDEVSHRMDFIERELDVLESWLDFTGELEPPEPLARLPQLKHRMKRLLTQLGKVQQIALFSST
- the phf20a gene encoding PHD finger protein 20 isoform X2, with translation MSKTPPNRRGITFEVGAQLEARDSLKNWYAANIEKIDYEDEKVLIHYRQWSHRYDEWFDWTSPYLRPVERIQLRRQGLQDDTPVPGFHVNDKVLASWSDCRFYPAKVISVNKDASYTVKFYDGVIQTVKGIHVKPFIKEKGGVGGGKSRSSERNMVRGLPNRRDRRPRENGGPKNKRARQSTSDQEEDSNSEDEEREEGMVNEKIKKTNDEVEAEPTIKQEEEISEQEDQNKSRDAEKGTGLENGVKVEEDDKQNDDRCHINGEVKEEQVETEQSGTKPYTESPKPYTELPTQMSVQTEQVSVTMTTTESNGDVEQKPNVQSESSQPAADVQPPQPVKPVRKQGFHNPNRFSREPLYRVIKNQPPPVLSINLDHNPFKCSAPGCTKSFRKAKLLHYHMKYYHGEEQPLEEERSPTRSVQTRASEKQATATTLDGTKRRRTFSASMHSVGGAVAPRGEVKTAGRRTSAPPAVNTQGHQQRALLREKSKENQLDRNGCQQQDKDSDKSGFDIGSVKDKLKEKPKQKDFLRIKLKKKKKKKKAKSDYTGSEENIDISVLGLQSKLNLPLKSPPSHNHKPEAYPCRPGYSYSEQIHVDDEDSISDWSTDSCGWSDDDFGVDLDVTTPPLSVDSGALDTSDQEIVRCICEVEEENDFMIQHGTCMGLLEENVPDKYTCYICRDPPGQRQSLRYWYDREWLSNGHMYGLSFLEENYSHQNAKKITTTHQLLGDVHHVVEILNGLQLKMNVLQSNTHPDLQLWRQPWKHLERSRTGPDSCRGSDAAPSPVTPDEDMSRGEILMSNALEKLSRAATTATSSSSYSSSPFPSFQDSYITSEHCYQKPRAYYPAVEQRLVVETRQGSELEDSMRSTEELLEREQRYGSLLETDKPKSTGTSNKVSLGGFWSQVEIRDEGGRDPGEAADNSRQHQQWQINLLDHIDAVQDEVSHRMDFIERELDVLESWLDFTGELEPPEPLARLPQLKHRMKRLLTQLGKVQQIALFSST